From Argopecten irradians isolate NY chromosome 2, Ai_NY, whole genome shotgun sequence, the proteins below share one genomic window:
- the LOC138314206 gene encoding uracil-DNA glycosylase-like, which produces MARYNINHYLASDSWRCVLGMEFTKPYFQQLQQKLALDYANGKQNFPPLDLIFNAFNLTPLDKVKVVIVGQDPYPTPGMAMGLAFSVPRGCGFEVPPSLQNIYKLLTNEYPHFKTPNHGDLTAWAKRGVFLLNTVLTFQANEPDSHATNGWANSHAEYGWQTFTDEVIRIISRKRTGVVFLLLGNKAHEKKKLIDIKKHTFIERPHPSPYSFHLFNKYDWKCFSSVDNDLMMMGDQTWKMDWSL; this is translated from the exons ATGGCTAGATATAACATAAATCATTATCTAGCGAGCGACAGCTGGAGATGTGTACTAGGGATGGAATTTACAAAACCCTACTTTCAACAGCTTCAGCAAAAATTAGCACTAGATTATGCGAATGGGAAACAGAATTTCCCTCCACTAGACTTAATTTTCAATGCCTTTAATTTAACTCCATTGGACAAG GTGAAAGTAGTTATTGTTGGACAGGATCCATACCCTACACCTGGCATG GCCATGGGGCTGGCGTTCTCTGTACCACGCGGATGCGGATTTGAAGTACCGCCATCATTGCAGAACATATATAAACTGTTGACCAATGAATATCCGCATTTTAAAACCCCTAATCACGGAGATTTGACAGCATGGGCCAAAAGAGGGGTTTTTCTGCTCAATACTGTACTGACATTTCA AGCCAATGAACCTGACTCACATGCCACGAATGGCTGGGCTAACTCACATGCCGAGTATGGCTGGCAGACCTTTACTGATGAAGTTATTCGCATCATCAGTAGGAAGCGTACCGGCGTCGTGTTCCTTCTTCTCGGCAACAAAgcacacgaaaaaaaaaaattaatcgaCATAAAAAAACACACTTTCATCGAACGTCCCCATCCTTCACcttattcatttcatttgtttaataaatACGATTGGAAGTGTTTTTCTTCGGTTGACAAtgatttgatgatgatgggCGACCAAACCTGGAAAATGGACTGGTCACTGTAA
- the LOC138314209 gene encoding uncharacterized protein, with amino-acid sequence MKISMPSSLFVVTVACVLSIMTITSFLVDRKDINTIQTDVIKNWDRFFPFSQDKKVAVQAQPFNVSTLKQLSNASFDYKVSMAALNDAKVDQADPRLVKLISNYYIEPPSLEPYHLDHPNRLEYSNGQTPLVDSRLNYMEGGFYIECGGLDGEKGSNTLFFEKVRKWNGLLIEGNPSNYALLKSKHRKAFTMNACLYPQTYPALVNFHKAFNIGRIMHAKSVSEWNKKNRAKADPAEVQCFPIYSILLAINRTTVDFFSLDIEGDELGVLKTIPFKKVNIKMLAVEYSHGKNGPTGLQHFMERNGYETLLKVSRDDWGVNDLIFRKKGLTH; translated from the exons ATGAAGATTTCCATGCCATCATCGTTGTTTGTGGTCACAGTGGCCTGTGTATTGTCAATTATGACTATAACTTCATTTCTTGTCGACCGCAAAGATATAAACACTATTCAAACAGATGTTATAAAAAACTGGGATAGGTTTTTCCCTTTCTCCCAAGACAAGAAAGTTGCAGTTCAAGCTCAGCCATTCAATGTTTCCACGTTGAAACAACTCTCTAATGCATCCTTCGATTATAAAGTGTCCATGGCAGCTCTCAATGATGCTAAAGTGGACCAAGCAGACCCTAGATTAGTCAAACTAATCAGTAATTATTATATAGAGCCGCCATCTTTGGAACCGTACCACCTGGACCATCCAAATAGACTGGAATATTCCAACGGGCAAACCCCTCTTGTCGACAGCAGGCTTAATTATATG GAAGGTgggttttacattgaatgtgGAGGACTCGATGGCGAAAAGGGTTCCAACACTCTTTTCTTTGAGAAAGTAAGGAAATGGAACGGACTCTTGATCGAAGGAAATCCGTCAAACTACGCCTTGTTGAAGTCCAAACACAGAAAGGCGTTCACCATGAATGCTTGTTTGTATCCACAAACTTATCCAGCTCTG GTGAACTTCCATAAGGCATTCAACATAGGACGAATCATGCACGCAAAGTCAGTAAGCGAATGGAACAAAAAGAACCGCGCTAAGGCTGACCCCGCCGAG GTGCAATGTTTCCCTATCTATTCCATCCTTCTTGCCATCAATCGTACAACAGTCGACTTTTTCAGTCTTGATATCGAAGGAGACGAACTTGGAGTGCTAAAGACGATTCCATTTAAAAAGGTGAATATCAAAATGTTAGCTGTTGAATACTCTCACGGCAAAAATGGACCAACTGGATTACAACATTTCATGGAACGAAATGGATACGAAACATTGCTAAAAGTGTCACGTGATGACTGGGGCGTTAATGACTTAATATTCCGGAAGAAAGGACTGACACATTGA